GACCGTCAGCCCGCCGCGCGCACAGCCGAGCAGGACCACGCCGCGCGCGTGCGCGAGCTTGAGCGTCGATTGCGGATTGTCGTTGACGAACACCTCCTCGACTGCGGCGCATTTTGGCGCATGATCGGCGATCACCGCAGCGAGCGCGGTGTCGAGATGCACGAGGCGGTCGGGGAGGGCGGCCTTGGCGTCGGTCTTGATCTGGCCGTTGGCGATATGGCTGATCCGGCTGCCCTCGACGCGGATGAGGCCCCAGCCGGTGCAACTGAGCGAGGGGTCGAGGCCGAGGATGATCATCATTCCTCCCCGGAACGGGGAGGGGGACCACCCGCAGGGTGGTGGAGGGGGCTCGCGGCCTCAAGCGAGGTCGCAGGCCGCACCCCCCCTCCGTCAGCGCTTCGCGCTGCCGCCTCCCCACAAGTGGGGAGGATTTGGCTCAACCCAGTTTCTCCATCACCGCGTCGGGAATCTCGTAATTGCCCCAGACGGTTTGGACGTCGTCGTCGTCGTCGAGCGTGTCGATGAGCTTGAACAGGGTCTGGGCGGTCGCCTCGTCGGCGACTTCGCTTTTCATCGTCGGGCGCCACGCGAGCTTGACGCCTTCGGCTTCGCCGAGCTTGGCTTCGAGGGCCTTGGCGACCTCGTGCAGGCTGTCGATGCTGGTCCAGATGTCGTGGCCGTCGTCGGACGATTCGACATCGTCGGCGCCGGCGTCGAGCGCGGCCTCGAACACCGTGTCGGCGTCGCCCACGCCCGGCGGATAGCTGATGAGGCCGAGGCGGTCGAAGCCGTGGCTGACGCTGCCCGAAGTGCCAAGATTGCCGCCATTCCTGCTGAACGCGGTGCGCACGTTGGTCGCGGTGCGGTTGCGGTTGTCGGTGAGCGCCTCGACGATCAGCGAGACGCCGCCGGGGCCATAGCCTTCGTAGCGGATTTCCTCGTAATTATCGCCATCGCCGCCGCTCGCCTTGTCGATCGCGCGCTGGATATTGTCCTTGGGCATCGACTGCGCCTTGGCGGCGTTGACCGCAGCGCGGAGGCGCGCGTTGGCGTCGGGATCGGGCAGGCCCATTTTCGCCGCGACGGTGATTTCGCGGCTGAGTTTCGAGAAGAGGGCGCTGCGCTTTTTGTCCTGCGCGCCCTTGCGGTGCATGATGTTCTTGAACTTGCTATGGCCGGCCACGGCCTACCTCCATCAATTGCCGTCATTGCGAGGAGCGAAGCGACGTGGCGATCTCCAGTGACCAGCATCATGCATGGCCGAGGGCAGGAGATTGCTTCGCTTCGCTCGCAATGACGAGTTTCGGCCCCTCTAGCCGTGCTCTCTGCGCGAAACAACCTGTCGATGACGGCGTCAGATGACGACCGCGGTGCCCGACGCGCTGACCATCAGCATCGAGCCATTCTGGCCGAGCACTTCATAGTCGATGTCGACGCCGATGACGGCATTGCCGCCGAGCTTCGCCGCTTCGGCCTCCATTTCGCCCAGCGCTTCCTTGCGCGCGCGGGCGAGGACGTCCTCATATTTGCCCGAGCGGCCGCCGACGATGTCGGTGATCGACGCGAACAGGTCGCGAAACAGATTGGCGCCGACGATCACCTCGCCGGTGACGATGCCCAGATATTCGCGGACCGGATGGCCTTCGATATTGTTGGTGGTGGTGCTGAACATCGTCACTCTCCGGGTTGGTGGCCTGGTTGGTGGCCTGGCTGGTGGACCGCGCGTCAGTCGATGCCGAGCGCCGATTTATAAACGTCGAGGATCGCTTCCATTTCCTTGCGGTCGTGCGGCGGCAATTTGCGCAGGCGCACGATCTGGCGCATGATCTTGGGGTCATAACCCTGTGATTTGGCTTCATTATAGGTGTCGCGGATATCGTCGGCGATGCCCTTTTTTTCTTCTTCCAGACGCTCGATACGCTCGATGAAAAGACGCAGCTGTTCGTCGGACACGGTGGCTTCGCTCATTTTATACTCCGCTGGGATGAAAGATGATGGGACGGGAATCGCCCTCGGCGCGTCCCTAGCGGGCCCGTGGATTCTTCGCCATGCTTTCTTCCATCCGTGTGAGCTGTTCGGGGGTGGCGGCGGTGTGAAAGCGGGCTTTCCACTCCGCCGTCGGCATGCCGTGGACGATGGCGCGGCCCGTTTCCCTGTCCATGTCGCCTGCTTCCGCGATCCAGTCGCCGAGGCAGTTGCGGCAGAAACCCGCGAGCCCCATCAGGTCGATGTTCGCGGCGTCGTGGCGATGCCGGAGCAGGCGGACGAGGCGGCGGAAAGCGGCGGCCGCGACGGCATCGTCGAGGGTGTCGAGGGCATCATTCGGGGCGGCCTGTTGATCGCTGCATGACATGTTCGGACTTTCCTGAATAGCTATACGGTGGTTGCGCTGGGGCGCGCGACGCGCCATGCCTCGCACACCGTAACGGCAATCAGGCAAGCGGAGCAATCGTGGTTCAGAGCTTTACCCCCCGCCAGCGCAAGGTGCGTATCCTGGCGACGCTTGGCCCCGCGAGCGCCAATGCCGAGATGATCGCCGCGCTGCACCGTGCGGGCGCCGACGCCTTTCGCGTCAATATGAGCCATGGCGACCATGCGGGTCATGCAAAGGTGATTGCGGCGATCCGGTCGCTTGAGAAGGAAACGGGGCGCCCGACGACGATCCTCGTCGACCTGCAGGGGCCAAAGCTGCGCGTCGGGACGTTCAGGGATGGCCCCGCCGAGCTGGTCAAGGGTGCAGCGTTCATGCTCGATACCGACACGGCTCCCGGCGACGCGACGCGCGTGCATCTGCCGCACCCCGAGCTGTTCGCGGCGCTCGAACCCGATACACGGCTGCTCATTGACGACGGCAAGCTGGTGTTGCGCGTGAAGAGCGTGTCGGCCGAGCGGATCGAAACGATTGTCGAGGTCGGGGGCAAGATTTCGGATCGCAAGGGGGTCAATGTCCCCGACGTCGTCGTGCCGCTGGCGGCGCTCACCGAAAAGGATCGCAAGGATCTCGCCTTCGCGCTCGAACAGCATGTCGACTGGATCGCGCTGTCCTTCGTGCAGCGACCCGAAGATGTCGCCGAAGCGCGGCGGCTGATCGGCGGCAAGGCGGCGCTGCTCGTCAAGTTCGAGAAGCCGTCGGGGGTGCAGCGGATCGACGAGATTTTGGAACTTGCCGACGCGGCGATGGTCGCGCGCGGCGATCTGGGGGTCGAACTTCCTCCCGAAGCCGTGCCGCCGCTTCAGAAACGCATCGTCGCGACCGCGCGGCGGATGGGCAAGCCGGTGGTGGTCGCGACGCAGATGCTCGAATCGATGATCGTCTCGCCCTCGCCGACGCGCGCGGAAGTCAGCGATGTCGCGACCGCGGTTTATGACGGCGCCGACGCGATCATGCTGTCGGCCGAGACCGCCGCGGGCGCGTGGCCGGTCGAAGCCGTCACCATGATGGATTCGATTGCGCGCTCGGTCGAAGGCGATCCCGATTATTTCCGCCGTCTCCACTTCACCGAGACACAGCCCGACGCGACAACCGCCGACGCGCTGGCCGAGGCGGCGGGCAGCATCATCACGACGATCGCCGCCGATGCGATCATCTGTTTCACTGCATCGGGATCGACCGCGCGCCGCGTCGCGCGCGAGCGGCCGGGCGCCCCCTTGCTCGTGCTGACGCCGAGGAAGGAAGCAGCGCGGCGCATGGGGCTGCTGTGGGGCGCGCATGCCGTGCCGACCAGGGACATCGGCAGTTTCGAGGAGATGATCGCCAAGGGCAAGCGCATGGCGCTGCGCCACGGGATCGGCAAGGCGGGATCGAAGCTGGTGATGATGGCGGGGGTGCCATTCGGCACGCCGGGATCGACCAATGTGCTCCACGTCGCGACGCTGACCGGCGACGAGCTGCGTGGGTATAGCTGAGCAGAGCTTCGCCGGAATGACGAACGGGGAAGGCGGCGGCATTGTGATTCAGTCCGGCACAAAAGTTACCGACCGATTCATAAAATATTCGATCTGATTCAGATCGGCACGACTAAAAATGGTAAATGGTCTTTGCACCATTGACGCCGCGCGGCATAGTTGGTGCAAACAGCGCGCCGGGCCCGCGTCGCAGGGCTCCGCATCGCCAGTTCGGAGGTCTATTCCGCGTGTCCGCACCGTTCCGTTTTCCGCGCTTTTTCGTCACCAGCCCGGCGCCGTGCCCCTATCTGGCGGGCAGGACCGAACGCAAGGTTTTCACTGAGCTCAGCGGAAACAATGCAACCGAACTCAACGACGCGCTGGGCCGGATCGGCTTTCGCCGCAGCCAGTCGGTCGCCTATCGCCCGAGCTGCGCCGATTGTTCGGCGTGCGTTTCGGTGCGCGTCTGCGCGAGCGAGTTTGCGCCGAGCAACTCACAGAAGCGCACGCTGCGCCGCAACGGCGATCTGGTCGTCACGGCGTGCAAGCCGTGGGCCACCGAAGAGCAATATGCGCTGCTGCGCTCCTATCTCGCCTCGCGCCACCCCGACGGCGGCATGGCCGACATGGACGAGCAGGATTTTGCCGACATGGTCGAACAGACCCCGGTGGACAGCTATATGATCGAATATCGCGAGCCGGTGGCGGGCGGCGGCAAGGGGCGGCTTGTCGGCTGTTGCCTGACCGACCGGCAGGGCGACGGGCTGTCGATGATCTACAGCTTTTTCGATGCGCATCATCCGCTGCGCGAGGGGCTGGGCACCTACATCATCGCCGACCATGTGTTGCGCGCCGCCAAGGCGGGGCTGCCCTATGTCTACCTGGGCTACTGGATCGAGGGATCGGCGCGCATGGCGTACAAGGCACGCTTCCGCCCGCTCGAAAAGCTCGGCCCCGATGGCTGGTCACGCTTCGAGCCGACGCCGTCGGAGCGGATCGCGGCGATGTTCGAACTGGCTTGAATGGTGGCGGCTTCAGGCCGCTTCCGGTCGTTAGCAGCCTCCCGATAGGCGATGCCGCTTCCTCAATAACAAAAGATTGCGAACGTCTCGCAGCAATGCAGATCGCCGTGTCGCCGGTTGACCTTTTCCCGCTTTCAAGGGCATAGCTTGCCGTCAGGACATAAGTCCGGGTCGCATCCAGCGTTGGTGGTCGCCCAGGGATGGGCGATTGGGGGAAATGGGATGCCCGTGCATGCGTTCGCCGATGGCTTGATCGCGGATGATCGGTCCGCCCGCGGCGGCGTGTTCGCATGAGCGAGCCGGTCAAGGTTGCGATCATCGGATCGGGCCCGGCGGGGCTGAGCGCGGCCGCGCGCGCGGCGCAGCTGGGGATGAGTCACGTCCTGCTCGAAAAGACCGACCATCTGTCGGACACCATCTTCAAATATCAGAAGGGCAAGCGCGTGCTGGCGACGCCCGAGCGACTCGACCTCCGCTCCGACTGCCGCTTTGCCGAAGGCGCACGCGAGCAGATTCTCGCGAATTGGGACGAGGACGCCGCGAACAACAAGGTCAATGTGGCATATCGTGCCGATGTCGCCGAAGTGACCGGCGAGAAGGGCGCGTTCGCGATCAGGACGGCGAAGGGCGATGTGTTTCACGCCGAAAATATCGTGCTGGCAATCGGTACGCAGGGCAATCCGAACCGGTTGCGCTGCGAGGGATATGACCTGCCGCACATCATCTATCAGGTCGACGATCCCGAGGATTTCAGGGACAAGCATATCACCGTCGTCGGTTCGGGCGACGCCGGCATCGAAAATGCGCTGGGGGTGGCCGAGGAGGCGCTGGAAAACACCGTCACCATCCTGAACCGGTCCAGGGATTTCGCGCGCGCCAAGGCCAAGAATGTATCCGACCTGATGGAAGCGGCCGAAAACGGGCTCATTTCGATCCGTACCGAGACGCAGCCGAAAAAGGTCGAACCGGGCTGGCTGACGCTCGACACCCCCGATGGCGAGGAACGCATTCCCTGCGACGTCATCGTCGCGCGGCTGGGCTCGGTCGCGCCGCGGGCTTTCGTCGAATCGATGGGGATCGAGTTCACCGGCCCCGACCGCGAGGCCTTTCCCAAGCTGTCGCCGACCTTTGAATCGACGGTGCCCGGCATTTTCGTCATCGGCGCGCTCGCGGGCTATCCGCTGATCAAGCATTGCATGAACCAGGGCTATGACGTCGTCGAGTTCATCAATGGCAACATGGCGCTGACCCCCGCCGACGAAAAGGATCTGGCGGCGATATTTGCGGGCCTGCCGCAGCAGAAGCCGGTGAGCGAATGGCTCGACTATCTGCGCGAACGGGTGAGCATCTTTGCCGATGTGTCGCCGCTGCAGATGCGCGAGTTCATGCTCGATTCGAAGGTCGCTTTCTATCGCAAGGGCGAGGTGGTGTTCGAAAAGGGCGAGCCGGGATCGTCGCTGTTCGCCATCGCCGACGGCCACGCCGAGGTCGAGGTCGGTCCCGGCGCCACCGTGCCGATCGAACAGGGATCGATTTTCGGCGAGGTCGGGCTGATTTCGGGGCGCAAGCGCGGCGCGACGATCCGCGCGGGCGCCGACAGCATCTTCGTCGAGGTGTCGCGCACCGCGGCGCTCAAGCTGATGGCCGCGGTCCCCGGCGCCAGGCGCGCGATCAACCGCATCTCGCTCGAACGCCAATTGTTGCAAATCTTCAAGGGCGGGCTGACCGCCGAGGATCTGGCGCCGGTCGTCGAGGCGGCGGAGGTCGAGCGCGTACCCGCGGGCAAGGCCGTGCTGATCGAGGGCGAGCAGGGCGACGACGTTTACGTCATCCGCTCGGGATCGATGGTGGTCGAGAAGGACATCGGCGGCAAGCCGATCTTCCTGCGCTACCTGCCCGCCGGCAGCTTTTTTGGCGAAATGGGCGTGCTGAGCGGCGAGCCGCGCAACGCGACGGTCAAGGCCGCGGTCGGCAGCGAGGTGATCAAGCTGACCGGCGACAGTTTCCGCAAGATGCTCGCGGCGCGGCCGCAGGTGCGCGAAGCGACCGAGGCCGCGGTGGCCGAGCGCGCCGCGATGAACAGCTTCATCGAATCGCGCAAGGCGAGCTATTCGAGCGCGGTCGACCTCTATTCGGACACCGCGAGCTTCATCATGAAGGAGGGGCTGGGCGAGGCGACCGACGCGCTGCTGATCGACGAGAATCTGTGCGTCGGCTGCGACAATTGCGAAAAGGCGTGTGCCGACAGCCACGAAGGGCTGTCGCGGCTCGACCGCGAGGCGGGCAAGACCTTCGCCCACCTGCACGTCCCCACGAGCTGCCGCCACTGCGAGCATCCGCACTGCATGGCCGACTGTCCGCCGAACGTCATCCACCGCGGCCCCGATGGCGAGGTGTTCATGGAGCCGGGCTGCATCGGCTGCGGCAACTGCATGCGCAACTGCCCCTATGGCGTGATTCGCATGGAAGCGGCGCCGCCGCCCAAACCGGGGCTTTTGAGCTGGCTGCTGCTCGGGCGCGGGCCGGGGCCGGGCGAACCCTCGCCCAAATGGACCAAGAAGCAATTAGGCGACGAGAAACCCAAGAAGATCGCGGTCAAATGCGACATGTGCAAGGGCATCGCCGGCGGCCCGGCGTGCGTGCGCGCCTGTCCGACGGGGGCGGCGATCCGCGTGTCGCCCGAAGAGTTTCTGTCGATCGCGCGGCTGGGCGAGGCGACCGACTGATGGCGAGCCTGTTCCAGCGGCGCCGGTCGAAGGCCACACAGGTAGAGCGGGTGCGCGAGCGCCAGCACGAGGGCTTCCTGCGCTATGCGGGGTTTCGCTGGGCGAAGATTTCGGGCGGGCTCTGCCTGCTGGTCATCCTGTCCTATGCGCTGATCGATGTGACGCCGCGGCACAATGGGGGGAGCTGGTACGGCTATACGCTCGGCACGATCGGCGCGCTGCTGATCCTGTGGCTCACCGCGCTCGGCTATCGCAAGCGCAAGATGACGCGCGATTACTGGTCGCTCAAAGCCTGGACCTCGGCGCATGTCTATCTGGGTTTGAGCCTGATCATCATCGGCACCTGGCACACCGGGTTCCAGCTCGGCTGGAACGTCCACACGCTCGCCTGGGTGCTGATGATGCTCGTCATCCTGTCGGGGCTCTATGGCGTGATCGTCTATGCGACCTTGCCCGCGGCGCTGTCGAACAACCGCGATCAGATGACGCAGATGCAGATGCTGGAGGCGATCCGCGCCTTTGACCGGCAATTGCACAGCGCCGCGCAGCCGCTGACCCCGGCGGACAGCGCGGCGGTGCTCGGCTCGCTCGACCAGGATCCGTTTGCGGGCGGCGCTTGGGCACGGCTGCGCGGACGCTATCCGGGCTGCGCTACCGCCGCCGCGCGCCGGGCGCTGGCGGCATCGCAGGGTGGCAATGCCGACGCGCGCGCCAAGGTCGTGCAGCTGTTGTCGCAGAAGGAGGCGGCGCTGGCGCGGCTGCGCGAACATCTGCGGCTGCGCGCGCTGCTCGAAATCTGGCTCTATGTGCATGTGCCGCTGACCTTTGCGCTGATCGCGGCGCTGTCGGCGCATATCGTCAGCGTCTTTTTCTATTGGTGAGGCGGGGACGATGAGCTTCATCCTGCGCCGCATCGCGACGACCAAGACGGGCAAGCAGATCGTCCGCGATCAGCCGCTGCCGGGCGACACGATCACGCTGGGTCGCGACAGCGCGAACGGGATTCACGTCGCCGATCTGGCGGTAAATCCGCACCATGCGACGATCGCCAGCAGCGATGGGCGCACGGTGCGGGTGACGGCGCAGGAGGGGCTGGGGTTCGACCTCAACGGCCGCACCGAAACCGTCGCCGACATCGACAGCGCGGCGGGGGGTGAGCTTCGCTTCGGCGGCCACCGGCTGACGATCGCGCGCGAGGACGGCAGGATCATCCTCCTCGTCGAGCGCATCGACGAATTGTCGCAATCGTCGAAGGATGTCGACGAGGTAAAGGCCTTTTCGCTCGCGGGCGTGATGCCGGGCAAGCGGGTCGGGGCGTGGACCTTTGGCCTGCTGATGCTGCTGGCGTTCCTCGTGGGGCCGATCTGGGCATGGCACAGCTATCGCCAGGTCGACGAGCGGCCCGACGGCTTCCACGCCGACCGTACCTGGCTGTCGGGTCCGCTGTCGAGCGCGCACGCCAATCTGACCAAGGATTGCCAGTCGTGCCACGTCGAGCCGTTCGTCGCGGTGACCGACAGTGCGTGCGTGAACTGTCACACGGGTGAGCACAAGGCGATGAGCATGGCGCACGCCGGTGCGCCGACCGCGATGCTGCTCGCGGCGCGCGCCCCGCCGGGCGGGTTCGACAAGTTCCTCGCCAATGTCGGCGAGGCATTCAACCGGCCGCAGGGACGCTGCGTCGATTGCCATACCGAGCATGAGGGCGCCGGGCCGATGGCGGCGACGCCGCAGCAATTCTGCGCCGATTGCCACGACGGGATGCAGGGCCGGCTCAAAAGTGCGGGGCATCCGACGATGCTGGCCGATGCCAGCGATTTCGGCACGGGCCACCCCGAGTTCCGCCCACTCGTCCGCGCCGTGCCGGGCGGTAAACTGGAGCGTATGATGCTGGCGAAGGGCGTCGTCGACGACAACGGCCTGAAGTTCCCGCACGACCTGCACCTGCGGGCGAATGGCGGGGTCGCGCGTATGGCGGCGAGTTTTCGGGGCCGTCATGATTTCGGGCGGAAGCTGGAATGCGAGAATTGCCACCGGGTCGAGGCCGATGGTGTGCGCGTCAAGCCCGTCGAGATGGAGCGCGACTGCGCGATGTGTCACAGCCTGGCGTTCGAGACCGTCGGCGGGGTGACGCGGACGCTGCGCCACGGCGAGCCGACGCAGGTCATCGCCGACCTGACCGCCTATTACCGCTCGACCCCGCCGTCGCGACCGCTTCAACTGGGCGGAATGCAGCGGCGGCGGCCGGGAGCCTATGCCGAGGGGCAGGTTTACAACATCTATTTCAACGAGGTGGCGGTGCGGCCGGCCCGCGCGCAGGATGCCGTGCGCGCAATCTTTTCCAAGGGCGGCGCCTGTTACGACTGCCACACCATCTTCGCCCCACGGGCGGGCAGCAGCTGGCGCGTCGCGGCGGTGAACCAGACGCAGCGTTACCTGCAAAAGGGCTGGTTCGACCATGACGCGCACAAGGAAACCGCGTGCGCCGATTGCCATACCGCAGCGCCCGCGTCGAAAGCGTCGACCGACCTGCTCGTGCCGGGCCTTCGCCAGTGCCGCGACTGTCATGTCGGCGAAGGTGGGGCGCGGCTGGTGAAGGTCGAAACCGCGACCGAATCGCCCTGCGCCATGTGCCATGAATATCATTCGGACGGCGGCAAACCGTGGGCGCCGAAGCGTCAGCAGAGAGTTAACAGCGTGGCAATCACAAATAAACGCGCCGGTGCCAGTGTGAGTGTGACCGCGATCACAGGTGCCGCCGCGCGTGGTCTTTATCATGTGACGTGGCGCACACCGGCCTTGCACGGGGCAAGGCGGGGCGGGTGAACTATCGGGCCGGGACCAGCCGGTGACAGCAGGGGACGGATATGCTGATCGCCCAGATCACCGATATCCACATCGGGTTCGATCCGGACAATCCGGCCGAATATAATCGCAAGCGCCTCGACGAGGTGCTCGACGTGCTGATCGAGGGGCCGAACCGCCCCGACCTGCTGCTCGCCACCGGGGACATCACCGATCGTGGCGACGCCGACAGCTATCGCCGCCTCGCCACCGCCTTTTCACGCTGCCCCTTTCCCGTATGGCCGAGCGTCGGCAACCATGACCTGCGCGACAATTTCCATGCGCGTTTTCCGGGGTTCGACGACGGCAACGGCTTTGTTCAATATACGGTCGAGCTTCCCGAACTGCGTCTCGTCACGATCGATACACTGGAGGAGGGGCGCCACGGTGGCGCCTTTTGCGAACGCCGGGCGGCGTGGCTCGATGCCGAGCTGGCGAAAGCGCCCGCCAGGCCGACCTATATCGTCATGCACCATCCGCCGGTCGAAAGCGGGATCGAGTGGATGAATACGCACCCCGACGAACCATGGGTCGCGACCTTTACCGACGTCGTCCGCCGTCACCCGCAGGTGCGCGGCCTGATCTGCGGCCATTTGCATCGCAGCGTGACGGTGGCGTGGGAGGGACGCACCATCGCCATCTGTTCATCGACCGCGCCGCAGGTGTCGCTCGACCTTCGCCCGATTGACGAGAACCATCCCGACGACCGGCCGATGATCGTCGCCGAAGACCCCGCCTATGCGCTGCACCGCTGGAACGGGCGCGAGCTGGTGAGTTTTTACGACCATGCCGGCGCGCACACGATGCTGGCGAAATATGACGAGCGGCTGCAACCGCTGGTCCGCGAATTGAAGGCCGAGCGGCCGGGGTAAGTGCTATTGCAACACCCTTTGAATCGTCATCCCGGCCTTCGCCGGGATGACGAAATCAGATGTCAGTAGCCTAAAGTGAGGTTCACCCGTGGCTCGACCGCCTCGCCCCGGTGCCACCGCGCCAGATTCTCCAGAAACCGCTCTGCCGAGCGCACGAACATCTTGTCCTGCGCGCGGCCCGACAGATGCATGGTGATATGCGCATTGTCGAGGCTCCACAGCGGATTGTCGGCGGGAAGCGGTTCGGGCGTCGTGACGTCGAGGAAGGCCGCGGCGATCTGCTGCGCATCGAGCGCGGCGACGAGCGCGTCCTGATCGACGACGCTGCCGCGCGCGATGTTGATGAGCGTCGCGCTCGGCTTCATCGTGGCGAGTTCGGCGGCGCCGATCATGCCATCGGTTTCGGGGGTCGCCGGGACCGCCAGGATCACCCAGTCGAAATCGCCAAGCCGCGCGCGCCACTGGTCGGGGGTCAGCGTATGTTCGCCCGGCGTGCGGCGGACGACGGTGACCTCGACCGCAAAACCCTTCAGCCGCTCCTCGATCAGCTTGCCGATCGCGCCATAGCCGAGGAGCAGCGCCTTCGATCCGAACAGTTCAACCTTGCCCGGCGAGTCCGTCAGCCACTCGCGCCGCTCCTGCGCGCGCACGACCTCACGGTAACCCTTGGCGACGGTGAGCATCCCCATCACGACATATTCGGCGATGGTGATCGCGTTGATCCCCGCGCCGTTGGTGACGATGGTGCCGCGTGTCGCGAGCAGATCGAGCGGCATGCCGTCGACGCCGGCGTAGATCGAGTTCAGCCATTTGAGCTTGGTCGCCGCGGTGATGACCGCGGCCATGTCCTTCTTGTCATACATGTCGAACCAGCCGATTTCGGCGTGCGGCGCGAGTTCGAGGGCCTCGTCCTTTGACTGAAAAAAGCGCGGCTCGACCCATTCGGGGAGGCGGCTTTCGACGAGGGGGCGGATGAGGCCCGACAGGACGGTGACGGTTTTGGTCATATTCGATCTTTCTGATCCTCCCCATCGACTTGCGATGGGGAGGTGGCATCGCGAAGCGATGACGGAGGGGCCTTGCCGAAGCTGTTCAAGCGGTCTTCGACCATGTCGAGAATAGATTGGGCGACCCTTTCGGCGCTGTCCAGTACCGCGCGCACCGGAATGCGGATCGTGTCGATGCGATTGGCACGCAGCCAGATGTCGCGGCGTTCGTCGTGCGCGGGATTGCCGCCCATATCGTGCGCGATGCCGTCGATCTCGATAGCCAGATCGGCGCGGGCGCAGAAGAAGTCGAGGATATAGGGGCCGGCGGGATGTTGCTTGCGGAACCTGTGGCCGCCGGGCGCGGTACGCAGGATTTGCCAGAGCAGGGTTCCGGGCAGGGTGAGGTCGCGGCGGAGCCGTTTTGCGCGGCGGATCGTCGAAGCGGGTTTGTCTGGACGCACCGTCGTTGCCCCTCCGTCAGCCCTGCGGGCTGCCACCTCCCCATCGCAAGTCGATGGGGAGGATATTCTATGCCTCCAGCCGCCAGTCCCAGCCGAGCGGGTCGCCGTCCATCACCTCGACCCCGGCGGCGATGAGTTCGTCGCGGAGTTTGTCGGAGGTCGCGAAGTCCTTGGCGGCGCGGGCTTCCTTGCGGCGGGTGAGGATGGCTTCGATTTCGGATTCGGTGATGGTGGCAGTTTTGGGGCGGATGCGCAGGTCGATTCGATCCAATTCAAGAAGTCGCAGACCGAATATTTGGTCCATCGTAGCAATGAGGCGAAGGCGATTGTCCAGTTGAATAAACGGGTCAGTGACCGCTTCTTCGACCAACTTAGTCAAAGCCAGTTTTTCCGACGTCGGGAAGGCCGATGCTGTATTTAGATCATTGCTGATCGCATCGTCAAATTCGCCCAGTATCCCGGTAAAATCGAACCATTCATCCGTCTCATTGATGGAGTCGATGTAGTCATCAACCATGCCCGGACTGCGCAAGTATTTTTTGAACGGTTTCCATTCG
This DNA window, taken from Sphingopyxis alaskensis RB2256, encodes the following:
- the ruvC gene encoding crossover junction endodeoxyribonuclease RuvC, which encodes MIILGLDPSLSCTGWGLIRVEGSRISHIANGQIKTDAKAALPDRLVHLDTALAAVIADHAPKCAAVEEVFVNDNPQSTLKLAHARGVVLLGCARGGLTVTQYAPRLVKKAIVGTGGAAKGQVQAMLGVLLPGTKVAGPDAADALAVAICHANHRRR
- a CDS encoding YebC/PmpR family DNA-binding transcriptional regulator translates to MAGHSKFKNIMHRKGAQDKKRSALFSKLSREITVAAKMGLPDPDANARLRAAVNAAKAQSMPKDNIQRAIDKASGGDGDNYEEIRYEGYGPGGVSLIVEALTDNRNRTATNVRTAFSRNGGNLGTSGSVSHGFDRLGLISYPPGVGDADTVFEAALDAGADDVESSDDGHDIWTSIDSLHEVAKALEAKLGEAEGVKLAWRPTMKSEVADEATAQTLFKLIDTLDDDDDVQTVWGNYEIPDAVMEKLG
- a CDS encoding YbjQ family protein, whose amino-acid sequence is MFSTTTNNIEGHPVREYLGIVTGEVIVGANLFRDLFASITDIVGGRSGKYEDVLARARKEALGEMEAEAAKLGGNAVIGVDIDYEVLGQNGSMLMVSASGTAVVI
- a CDS encoding DUF2312 domain-containing protein codes for the protein MSEATVSDEQLRLFIERIERLEEEKKGIADDIRDTYNEAKSQGYDPKIMRQIVRLRKLPPHDRKEMEAILDVYKSALGID
- a CDS encoding DUF1244 domain-containing protein, producing the protein MSCSDQQAAPNDALDTLDDAVAAAAFRRLVRLLRHRHDAANIDLMGLAGFCRNCLGDWIAEAGDMDRETGRAIVHGMPTAEWKARFHTAATPEQLTRMEESMAKNPRAR
- the pyk gene encoding pyruvate kinase gives rise to the protein MVQSFTPRQRKVRILATLGPASANAEMIAALHRAGADAFRVNMSHGDHAGHAKVIAAIRSLEKETGRPTTILVDLQGPKLRVGTFRDGPAELVKGAAFMLDTDTAPGDATRVHLPHPELFAALEPDTRLLIDDGKLVLRVKSVSAERIETIVEVGGKISDRKGVNVPDVVVPLAALTEKDRKDLAFALEQHVDWIALSFVQRPEDVAEARRLIGGKAALLVKFEKPSGVQRIDEILELADAAMVARGDLGVELPPEAVPPLQKRIVATARRMGKPVVVATQMLESMIVSPSPTRAEVSDVATAVYDGADAIMLSAETAAGAWPVEAVTMMDSIARSVEGDPDYFRRLHFTETQPDATTADALAEAAGSIITTIAADAIICFTASGSTARRVARERPGAPLLVLTPRKEAARRMGLLWGAHAVPTRDIGSFEEMIAKGKRMALRHGIGKAGSKLVMMAGVPFGTPGSTNVLHVATLTGDELRGYS
- a CDS encoding arginyltransferase, with translation MSAPFRFPRFFVTSPAPCPYLAGRTERKVFTELSGNNATELNDALGRIGFRRSQSVAYRPSCADCSACVSVRVCASEFAPSNSQKRTLRRNGDLVVTACKPWATEEQYALLRSYLASRHPDGGMADMDEQDFADMVEQTPVDSYMIEYREPVAGGGKGRLVGCCLTDRQGDGLSMIYSFFDAHHPLREGLGTYIIADHVLRAAKAGLPYVYLGYWIEGSARMAYKARFRPLEKLGPDGWSRFEPTPSERIAAMFELA
- a CDS encoding NAD(P)-binding domain-containing protein translates to MSEPVKVAIIGSGPAGLSAAARAAQLGMSHVLLEKTDHLSDTIFKYQKGKRVLATPERLDLRSDCRFAEGAREQILANWDEDAANNKVNVAYRADVAEVTGEKGAFAIRTAKGDVFHAENIVLAIGTQGNPNRLRCEGYDLPHIIYQVDDPEDFRDKHITVVGSGDAGIENALGVAEEALENTVTILNRSRDFARAKAKNVSDLMEAAENGLISIRTETQPKKVEPGWLTLDTPDGEERIPCDVIVARLGSVAPRAFVESMGIEFTGPDREAFPKLSPTFESTVPGIFVIGALAGYPLIKHCMNQGYDVVEFINGNMALTPADEKDLAAIFAGLPQQKPVSEWLDYLRERVSIFADVSPLQMREFMLDSKVAFYRKGEVVFEKGEPGSSLFAIADGHAEVEVGPGATVPIEQGSIFGEVGLISGRKRGATIRAGADSIFVEVSRTAALKLMAAVPGARRAINRISLERQLLQIFKGGLTAEDLAPVVEAAEVERVPAGKAVLIEGEQGDDVYVIRSGSMVVEKDIGGKPIFLRYLPAGSFFGEMGVLSGEPRNATVKAAVGSEVIKLTGDSFRKMLAARPQVREATEAAVAERAAMNSFIESRKASYSSAVDLYSDTASFIMKEGLGEATDALLIDENLCVGCDNCEKACADSHEGLSRLDREAGKTFAHLHVPTSCRHCEHPHCMADCPPNVIHRGPDGEVFMEPGCIGCGNCMRNCPYGVIRMEAAPPPKPGLLSWLLLGRGPGPGEPSPKWTKKQLGDEKPKKIAVKCDMCKGIAGGPACVRACPTGAAIRVSPEEFLSIARLGEATD